One Mycolicibacterium fortuitum subsp. fortuitum genomic window carries:
- a CDS encoding TetR/AcrR family transcriptional regulator — MTPVRGRPRSFDRDAALDKAILLFWERGYEATSTRDLSSALGIGTPSIYAAFGDKQCLFNEAVQVYDERYGGFINAALSEESTAREAFARILREAPARYTRRGLPNGCLIVSGDDGTVDPDVRAALRRIRRQKTGELAGKVSADIAAGAAPADTDAQALAQYVMSTLSGIAHAARDRVPRATLDQVAEIAVRALP; from the coding sequence GTGACCCCGGTACGCGGACGGCCCCGCTCATTCGACCGCGACGCGGCCCTGGACAAGGCGATCCTGCTGTTCTGGGAACGCGGATACGAGGCCACGTCCACGCGTGATCTGAGCAGCGCGCTGGGTATCGGAACCCCAAGCATCTACGCCGCTTTCGGGGACAAGCAGTGCCTGTTCAACGAAGCCGTGCAGGTATACGACGAGCGGTACGGCGGCTTCATCAACGCCGCATTGAGCGAAGAGTCCACCGCCCGAGAGGCCTTCGCTCGCATTCTCCGCGAAGCTCCGGCCCGCTATACCCGCCGCGGCCTGCCCAACGGATGTCTCATCGTCAGCGGAGACGACGGGACTGTCGACCCGGACGTGCGGGCCGCCCTGCGCCGCATCCGTCGCCAGAAAACCGGTGAGCTCGCCGGCAAGGTCAGTGCTGACATCGCGGCTGGGGCCGCACCGGCCGACACCGATGCCCAGGCGCTGGCCCAGTACGTCATGTCCACCTTGAGCGGCATAGCCCACGCTGCCCGGGACCGCGTTCCGCGGGCCACCCTCGACCAGGTTGCCGAGATCGCGGTCCGGGCTCTGCCGTGA
- a CDS encoding NADPH:quinone oxidoreductase family protein, translating into MRAAQITRLDGPDAVRVAEVEEPNGSPDEVLIDVHAAGVAFPDALLTRGLYQYKPELPFTPGAEIAGVVRSAPDGAHVRAGDRVLGLTMLSGGMAEVVALPAERVFPLPDAVSFEAGAGILFNDLTVQFALRTRGRLAEGETVLVHGAAGGIGTSALRLAPAMGAARTIAVVSTEEKAEIARAAGASDVVLADGFRDSVKELTGGRGVDIVVDPVGGDRFTDSLRSLAVGGRLLVIGFTGGEIPTVKVNRLLLNNVDVVGAGWGAWTFSHPGYLQEQWAELQPLLASGAVPAPQPEVYPLEQAAQAIASLENRSAKGKVVLKLR; encoded by the coding sequence ATGCGTGCAGCACAGATCACCCGGCTCGACGGTCCCGACGCGGTGCGGGTGGCCGAGGTGGAGGAGCCGAACGGCAGCCCCGACGAGGTTCTGATCGATGTCCACGCCGCCGGGGTCGCCTTCCCCGACGCCCTGCTCACCCGTGGTCTCTACCAGTACAAGCCGGAGCTTCCGTTCACCCCGGGCGCCGAGATCGCCGGTGTGGTGCGCAGCGCCCCTGACGGCGCCCATGTCCGCGCGGGTGACCGCGTGCTGGGTCTGACCATGCTTTCCGGCGGCATGGCCGAAGTCGTGGCCCTGCCTGCCGAACGCGTGTTCCCGCTGCCGGACGCGGTGTCGTTCGAGGCCGGCGCCGGCATCCTGTTCAACGACCTGACCGTCCAATTCGCCTTGCGCACCCGCGGCAGGCTGGCCGAGGGCGAGACCGTCCTGGTGCACGGCGCAGCAGGCGGCATCGGCACCTCGGCGCTGCGGCTGGCACCGGCAATGGGCGCCGCACGCACCATCGCGGTGGTGTCCACCGAGGAGAAGGCCGAGATCGCCAGGGCCGCAGGCGCATCCGATGTGGTGCTGGCCGACGGATTCCGTGACTCGGTCAAGGAGCTCACCGGCGGGCGCGGCGTGGATATCGTGGTCGACCCGGTCGGCGGTGATCGCTTCACCGACTCGCTGCGCTCCCTGGCCGTGGGCGGACGGCTCTTGGTCATCGGGTTCACCGGCGGTGAGATTCCCACGGTCAAGGTCAATCGCCTGCTGCTCAACAACGTCGACGTGGTCGGTGCGGGGTGGGGCGCCTGGACGTTCTCCCACCCTGGCTACCTGCAGGAGCAGTGGGCCGAACTGCAGCCGCTGCTGGCCTCCGGCGCGGTGCCCGCACCGCAACCCGAGGTGTATCCACTCGAGCAGGCCGCACAGGCCATCGCGTCGCTGGAGAACCGCAGCGCCAAGGGCAAAGTGGTGCTGAAACTCAGGTAG
- a CDS encoding NAD(P)-dependent alcohol dehydrogenase, with protein sequence MLNARAAVVLDAGADPQLTDVQIRQPRGDEVLVRIDAVGICHTDVSVAARFRKLPMVFGHEGAGTVIETGPDAVPMVGDQVVLTFASCGTCSNCQADTPAYCERSTDLNMRGSRGESSALHADGVPIGGGFFGQSSFCTHAIAGSRNAVILPDPIDPALAAPLGCSVQTGVGAVLNVLAPQPADALVVFGAGAVGLSAVMGARIAGCRAVIAVDPIAERRALATELGATATVDPTAGDVAAAVLELTGGVAAAVDTTARPDVLMTAVGVLRERGILALLGLGALTAELPVAAIMGKGLTLRGVVEGDSEPHTFIPRLAGLHRRGELPLDKLVSRYPFDEFGRAWAAAKSADVVKPVLITGAVGS encoded by the coding sequence ATGCTCAACGCCCGCGCTGCGGTGGTGCTCGACGCCGGCGCCGACCCGCAGCTCACCGACGTGCAGATTCGGCAACCGCGCGGTGACGAAGTGCTGGTTCGCATCGACGCGGTGGGCATCTGCCACACCGATGTGAGTGTCGCGGCACGGTTTCGCAAACTGCCGATGGTGTTCGGCCACGAAGGTGCGGGCACGGTCATCGAGACCGGGCCGGACGCCGTGCCCATGGTGGGGGACCAGGTCGTTCTCACCTTCGCCAGTTGCGGCACCTGCTCCAACTGCCAGGCGGACACCCCGGCCTACTGCGAACGTTCCACCGATCTCAACATGCGCGGCAGCCGCGGCGAGTCCAGCGCGCTACATGCCGACGGTGTCCCGATCGGGGGCGGCTTCTTCGGCCAGTCCAGTTTCTGCACCCATGCCATCGCCGGCAGTCGCAACGCTGTGATTCTGCCCGATCCGATCGACCCCGCGCTGGCCGCGCCGCTGGGCTGCAGCGTGCAGACCGGGGTGGGCGCCGTACTCAATGTCCTTGCGCCGCAACCGGCCGACGCACTCGTGGTGTTCGGTGCCGGCGCCGTGGGGCTCTCGGCTGTCATGGGTGCTCGCATCGCGGGCTGCCGAGCCGTAATCGCCGTTGACCCGATCGCCGAACGACGCGCCCTGGCAACCGAATTGGGTGCCACCGCGACGGTCGACCCGACCGCCGGCGATGTGGCCGCCGCTGTGCTGGAGCTGACCGGGGGAGTGGCCGCCGCGGTCGACACCACTGCGCGCCCCGATGTTCTGATGACAGCGGTCGGGGTGCTGCGCGAGCGTGGCATCCTGGCCCTGCTGGGCCTCGGCGCGTTGACGGCCGAACTCCCCGTCGCCGCGATCATGGGCAAGGGGCTCACCCTGCGTGGCGTCGTCGAGGGCGACAGCGAACCACACACCTTCATCCCGCGCCTTGCCGGCCTGCACCGCCGTGGCGAACTTCCGCTCGACAAGTTGGTCAGCCGCTACCCGTTCGACGAGTTCGGCAGGGCATGGGCCGCCGCAAAGTCCGCTGACGTGGTAAAACCCGTGTTGATCACCGGCGCAGTAGGCTCGTGA
- a CDS encoding alpha/beta fold hydrolase, with protein MTLPQLPPGRPVEVRAVDGVRLHAEVFGPEDGYPIVLAHGITCAIGVWAHQIADLAADYRVIAYDHRGHGRSETPRGRHRYSLNHLAADLDAVLDATLRPGERAVVAGHSMGGIAITSWSQRYPGRVAARADAVALINTTTGDLVRDVKLLRVPAPLASTRIRAAGTAIRTFGGTRMPRIIERPNKRFVARLAVGRDADPYVAELIYQLFTDTPAAGRGGWARTLVNGLGPQHISLQNLSVPTLVIGSTKDRLLPINAARRIAADAPNLRAFVEMPGGHCAILECPSQVNAQLRALAESVAAPQEVNR; from the coding sequence ATGACCCTCCCTCAGCTACCACCGGGACGCCCTGTCGAGGTGCGCGCCGTCGACGGCGTGCGGCTGCACGCCGAGGTATTCGGTCCTGAGGACGGCTACCCGATCGTGCTGGCTCACGGCATCACCTGTGCCATCGGGGTCTGGGCCCACCAGATCGCCGATCTGGCCGCGGACTACCGCGTCATCGCGTATGACCACCGCGGACACGGCCGCAGCGAGACCCCGCGCGGGCGTCACCGGTACAGCCTCAACCACCTCGCCGCCGACCTGGACGCGGTGCTCGACGCCACGCTGAGGCCTGGTGAACGGGCCGTCGTCGCCGGGCATTCGATGGGCGGTATTGCGATCACGTCGTGGTCGCAACGGTATCCGGGCCGGGTAGCCGCCCGTGCCGACGCCGTCGCGTTGATCAACACCACCACCGGGGACCTGGTGCGTGACGTCAAGCTGTTGCGGGTCCCTGCCCCGTTGGCCTCGACGCGCATCCGGGCGGCGGGTACGGCGATCCGGACGTTCGGCGGAACGCGGATGCCGCGGATCATCGAGCGCCCCAACAAACGTTTCGTCGCCCGTCTGGCGGTGGGCCGGGACGCGGACCCGTACGTGGCCGAGCTGATCTATCAACTCTTCACCGACACCCCCGCCGCCGGCCGTGGCGGCTGGGCTCGGACCTTGGTCAACGGACTTGGCCCTCAACACATCTCGTTGCAGAACCTGTCGGTGCCCACGCTCGTGATCGGCAGCACCAAGGACCGTTTGCTGCCCATCAACGCCGCCCGCCGGATCGCCGCCGACGCCCCGAACCTGCGTGCCTTCGTCGAGATGCCGGGCGGGCACTGCGCCATCCTGGAATGCCCGTCACAGGTGAACGCCCAGTTGCGGGCGCTGGCCGAATCGGTGGCCGCGCCGCAGGAGGTCAATCGGTAA
- a CDS encoding flavin monoamine oxidase family protein encodes MSIPTSTDVVVVGAGFAGLSAARALTRLGHEVVVLEGRDRVGGRSSTTTIAGVPVDLGGTFVGPTQDAVLALADELGCRTVPTYDRGKNLILWHGRVRAYRSTIPRLSMMELFDVSRIQWRFERLCRLIRVNEPWKSSNAEKLDELTLEQWLRSAGANASTRNLMAIMSRVTWGAEPDEVSMLHAARYVKAAGGLDRMLDVRGGAQQDRFPGGTQQIALKMAEELGNRVMLGAPVSRIERRSDSTVAVTCPSGVVRARAVIVAIPPQHRTGIEFSPALPEPYADLAANWPQGNLSKAYVAYEKPFWRANGCSGEALSDDGPVFITFDVSPGDAGSGGPGILLGFTDARTFDRLSPSERREQALSGFAALFGEAARQPTDYLDHCWSTEEFAPGGPTAAVPPGSWTRYGRWLREPVDAIYWAGTETANQWTGFLDGAVRSGQRAAAEVAGRLTD; translated from the coding sequence GTGAGCATCCCAACGAGCACCGACGTCGTCGTCGTGGGTGCCGGCTTCGCCGGCCTGTCCGCTGCCCGCGCCCTGACCAGGCTCGGACACGAGGTGGTGGTGCTCGAGGGGCGCGACCGGGTGGGCGGACGATCGTCGACCACCACGATCGCCGGGGTGCCGGTCGACCTGGGCGGCACGTTCGTCGGCCCCACCCAGGACGCGGTGCTGGCGCTGGCCGACGAACTCGGGTGCCGCACCGTGCCCACCTACGACCGCGGCAAGAATCTGATTCTCTGGCATGGCCGGGTCCGGGCCTACCGCAGCACGATCCCGCGGCTGTCGATGATGGAACTGTTCGACGTATCCCGCATCCAGTGGCGCTTCGAACGGCTCTGCCGGCTCATCCGGGTCAATGAGCCGTGGAAGAGTTCGAACGCCGAGAAGCTTGACGAGCTCACGCTGGAGCAGTGGCTGCGCTCGGCCGGGGCCAACGCCTCGACGCGCAACCTCATGGCCATCATGTCCCGAGTCACGTGGGGCGCCGAGCCCGACGAGGTGTCGATGCTGCACGCCGCCCGCTACGTCAAGGCCGCCGGCGGGCTCGACCGCATGCTCGACGTCCGTGGCGGCGCCCAACAGGACCGGTTTCCCGGCGGCACCCAGCAGATCGCGCTGAAGATGGCCGAAGAACTCGGCAACCGGGTAATGCTCGGCGCCCCGGTGAGCCGTATCGAACGCCGCAGCGACAGCACGGTTGCTGTGACCTGCCCGTCCGGTGTGGTGCGGGCCCGCGCGGTGATCGTCGCCATCCCGCCGCAGCACCGGACCGGTATCGAGTTCAGCCCGGCGCTGCCCGAGCCGTACGCCGACCTGGCCGCGAATTGGCCGCAGGGCAACCTCAGCAAGGCCTACGTCGCATACGAGAAGCCGTTCTGGCGTGCCAATGGATGCTCCGGGGAAGCACTGTCCGACGACGGTCCCGTTTTCATCACGTTCGACGTGAGCCCGGGCGACGCCGGCTCCGGCGGCCCGGGAATCCTGCTCGGTTTCACCGACGCCCGGACCTTCGATCGCTTGTCCCCGTCCGAGCGCCGCGAGCAGGCCCTGTCCGGGTTCGCCGCCCTGTTCGGCGAGGCCGCCCGGCAACCGACCGATTACCTCGACCACTGTTGGAGCACAGAAGAGTTCGCGCCGGGTGGGCCCACTGCGGCTGTGCCGCCGGGATCGTGGACGCGATACGGCAGGTGGCTGCGGGAACCGGTGGACGCGATCTACTGGGCGGGTACCGAAACCGCGAATCAGTGGACCGGTTTCCTCGACGGTGCGGTCCGGTCCGGGCAGCGTGCGGCCGCCGAAGTCGCAGGGCGGCTTACCGATTGA
- a CDS encoding TIGR03617 family F420-dependent LLM class oxidoreductase has product MTALFGPRDAMGRAAALREAGASGVFTFEGPHDVFTPLTLASTVGDLDLMTNVAIAFPRNPIHLAHQAIDHQILSGGRFTLGLGTQIRTQIEKRFGADFDRPVARMSEFVAALRAIFAAWDTGERLDFRGDYYRHTLMTPTFTPRDNPYGPPPIYVGALGPRLTRATAQFADGLLVMPFGSKRFLHEATLPAVRDGLAAAGRDEAELAIVPEIIVSAGDDHEATRRLLAFYGSTPAYRPVLDVHGWGDLQPELNALSKQGRWQEMGSLIDDEVLHTIAACGSPADVAAHIRDRVAGVSDRICLYQPGPIAVESLAQIVDALRD; this is encoded by the coding sequence ATGACAGCGTTGTTCGGGCCGCGCGACGCAATGGGTCGGGCTGCGGCCCTGCGCGAGGCCGGTGCCAGTGGGGTGTTCACCTTCGAGGGACCCCACGATGTATTCACCCCGTTGACGCTCGCCTCCACGGTCGGGGATCTCGACCTGATGACCAATGTGGCAATTGCGTTTCCCCGTAACCCGATTCACCTGGCACACCAGGCCATCGACCACCAGATCTTGTCCGGTGGAAGGTTCACGCTCGGGCTCGGTACGCAGATCCGGACGCAGATCGAGAAGCGGTTCGGCGCGGACTTCGACCGGCCGGTGGCCCGGATGTCAGAGTTCGTCGCGGCCTTGCGGGCGATCTTCGCTGCCTGGGACACCGGGGAGCGGCTCGACTTTCGAGGCGACTACTACCGGCACACATTGATGACACCCACGTTCACCCCGCGGGACAACCCGTACGGTCCGCCGCCCATCTATGTCGGCGCGCTGGGCCCGCGGCTCACCCGGGCCACCGCGCAGTTCGCCGACGGGCTGTTGGTCATGCCGTTCGGATCGAAGCGGTTCCTGCACGAGGCGACGTTGCCCGCGGTGCGTGACGGGCTCGCCGCCGCCGGGCGCGACGAGGCGGAGCTCGCGATCGTCCCGGAGATCATCGTGTCGGCCGGGGACGACCACGAGGCGACGCGACGGCTGCTGGCCTTCTACGGATCGACCCCGGCCTATCGCCCGGTGCTGGACGTTCACGGCTGGGGTGACCTGCAGCCGGAACTCAACGCGCTGTCCAAGCAGGGCCGCTGGCAGGAGATGGGTTCGCTGATCGACGACGAGGTGCTGCACACCATCGCGGCATGCGGTAGCCCCGCCGATGTCGCCGCTCACATCCGCGACCGCGTGGCCGGGGTGTCCGACCGGATCTGCCTGTACCAACCCGGCCCGATCGCGGTGGAATCGCTTGCCCAGATCGTCGACGCGCTGCGCGACTGA
- a CDS encoding flavin-containing monooxygenase: MGGDRHAADPDYSDVLIIGAGISGLGAAYRVHEKSPGLTYTVLERRARIGGTWDLFRYPGIRSDSDIFTLSFPYQPWTRPENVADGSDIRDYLTDTAREHGIDRHIRFNTRVLSADWDSDTDTWTVHAEQDGQAATFRCRYLFCGTGYYNYDEPYTPEFPGIETFGGDVVHPQFWPESLDYSGKRVVVIGSGATAVSLVPALAQQASHVTMLQRSPTYMVSADRIVPSVQAIRKFLPRKLSHQIVRFRNAMIHVLSYFFFRKAPDLGRRFLRSRTVALLPEGYPVDVHFKPRYKPWDQRLCLVLDGDLFEHISDGRVDVVTDHIDHIDAAGIVLKSGGRVDADVIVTATGLQLQALGGIQLSLDGHEVKPTERYVYKEFLLEDVPNLAWCIGYTNASWTLRADMTARAFANLLAYMGAHGYTHAYPHKGAAPMPEKRTWDLEAGYIQRSEHALPRSGTKRPWHVRHNYVLDAIDHRFDRIDESMVFGRAPAAESVAS; this comes from the coding sequence ATGGGCGGTGATCGCCATGCGGCGGATCCGGACTATTCGGATGTGCTCATCATCGGGGCCGGGATCTCGGGGTTGGGCGCGGCCTATCGTGTCCACGAGAAGAGTCCCGGGCTGACCTACACCGTGCTGGAACGCCGAGCGAGGATCGGCGGCACCTGGGACCTGTTCCGGTATCCGGGGATCCGCTCGGACAGCGACATCTTCACGCTGAGCTTTCCGTATCAACCCTGGACCCGGCCCGAGAACGTCGCCGATGGCAGCGATATTCGCGACTACCTGACCGACACCGCCCGGGAACATGGAATCGACCGCCATATCCGGTTCAACACCCGTGTGCTGTCGGCGGATTGGGATTCGGACACCGACACCTGGACGGTGCACGCCGAGCAGGACGGCCAGGCCGCGACCTTCCGGTGCCGGTACCTGTTCTGCGGCACGGGCTACTACAATTACGACGAGCCCTACACCCCGGAGTTCCCCGGAATCGAGACGTTCGGTGGCGACGTCGTGCACCCGCAGTTCTGGCCCGAGTCACTGGATTACTCGGGCAAGCGCGTCGTGGTGATCGGCAGCGGGGCCACCGCGGTCAGTCTGGTGCCCGCGCTGGCGCAGCAGGCCTCGCACGTGACGATGCTCCAGCGCTCACCGACCTACATGGTGTCGGCGGACCGCATCGTTCCCTCGGTGCAGGCGATCCGTAAGTTTCTGCCGCGCAAGCTATCTCATCAGATCGTGCGGTTCCGCAACGCGATGATCCACGTGCTGAGCTACTTCTTCTTCCGTAAGGCACCCGACCTCGGTCGCCGGTTCCTGCGCAGCCGGACGGTGGCCCTGCTGCCCGAGGGGTATCCCGTCGACGTGCATTTCAAGCCGCGATACAAGCCGTGGGATCAACGGTTGTGCCTCGTGCTCGACGGGGACCTGTTCGAGCACATCAGCGACGGACGGGTCGATGTCGTCACCGATCACATCGACCACATCGACGCCGCGGGCATCGTGTTGAAGTCGGGCGGGCGGGTGGACGCCGACGTGATCGTCACGGCGACCGGCCTGCAACTGCAGGCCCTCGGCGGCATTCAGCTGTCGCTGGACGGTCACGAGGTCAAGCCGACCGAGCGGTATGTCTACAAGGAGTTCCTGCTCGAGGATGTCCCGAACCTGGCTTGGTGCATCGGCTACACGAACGCGTCGTGGACGCTGCGGGCCGACATGACCGCGCGGGCGTTCGCAAACCTGTTGGCCTACATGGGCGCTCACGGCTACACCCACGCCTATCCGCACAAGGGTGCGGCGCCGATGCCGGAGAAGCGGACCTGGGATCTGGAGGCCGGCTACATCCAGCGTTCCGAGCATGCACTGCCGCGTTCGGGTACCAAGCGGCCGTGGCACGTGCGGCACAACTACGTGCTGGATGCCATCGACCACCGCTTCGACCGCATCGACGAGTCGATGGTCTTCGGCCGCGCCCCCGCCGCCGAGTCGGTGGCCTCCTAA
- a CDS encoding TetR/AcrR family transcriptional regulator, translated as MNAQDKRFQSQPTPRQQCGLVRRLSTVRKISSLTQPRRGGSLLNMFTEHVQSRAEQRDATQRKVLATAEKLFREQGFESTTVRQIATDAGVSSGTVMSVGDKDGLLVAVFDDRIAAVHANRKGLTRRPSHANAPKAIAKLFEPFLTYFAEDPALSRRYASIIVRGDHTSSIFGDLAEILVGEIESALLHVGVGESDAARNARTIYFAYLGIVLSGNNQALGHRSVPDQLRDVIECVIAPTRQGE; from the coding sequence GTGAATGCGCAGGACAAACGGTTCCAGTCGCAGCCCACACCGCGCCAGCAGTGTGGGCTGGTGCGCCGCCTTTCCACTGTTCGGAAAATCTCGTCCTTGACACAGCCCAGACGAGGTGGCAGCCTCCTGAACATGTTCACTGAACATGTTCAGTCAAGGGCCGAACAGCGAGACGCCACCCAGCGCAAGGTTTTGGCGACCGCTGAAAAGCTGTTCCGCGAGCAAGGCTTTGAATCGACGACTGTTCGGCAGATCGCAACCGATGCCGGAGTAAGCAGCGGGACCGTGATGAGCGTCGGAGACAAAGACGGCTTGTTGGTGGCAGTGTTCGACGACCGGATCGCAGCGGTGCACGCCAACCGAAAAGGTCTCACCCGAAGGCCGTCTCACGCGAATGCACCGAAGGCGATTGCCAAACTGTTCGAACCGTTCCTGACCTACTTCGCCGAAGATCCAGCCCTCTCACGCCGGTATGCGTCGATCATTGTTCGCGGAGATCACACTTCGAGCATCTTTGGTGATCTGGCAGAAATCCTGGTGGGCGAAATCGAATCGGCTCTGCTGCACGTCGGTGTCGGCGAGTCTGATGCCGCGCGCAACGCTCGCACCATCTATTTCGCATACCTGGGCATTGTGCTCAGCGGCAACAACCAGGCATTGGGACACCGGTCGGTGCCCGACCAACTACGCGACGTCATCGAGTGCGTCATCGCACCAACCCGACAAGGAGAATGA
- a CDS encoding DoxX family protein, with translation MIVIDTPHWWWLTAILAIVILGDALISLKPPRFIQGCLDGVGLPRDWWWVLIVVKLLAGVGLIAGLKYPGVAFSANVGIVVYFLCACYAHYRARFLKQEFWINCLGMLLFSAFVLVVSYVV, from the coding sequence ATGATTGTGATCGACACGCCGCACTGGTGGTGGCTCACCGCAATTCTGGCGATCGTGATCCTCGGGGACGCGCTGATCTCGCTCAAGCCGCCGCGATTTATCCAAGGATGCCTCGATGGTGTCGGACTCCCTCGTGACTGGTGGTGGGTGCTGATCGTGGTCAAACTTCTTGCCGGCGTCGGGTTGATTGCCGGCCTCAAATATCCAGGCGTGGCGTTCTCGGCCAATGTGGGAATTGTCGTCTATTTCCTGTGCGCCTGCTATGCGCATTACCGCGCCCGATTTCTGAAGCAGGAATTCTGGATCAATTGCCTGGGCATGCTCCTGTTCTCAGCCTTCGTACTGGTGGTCTCATACGTGGTATGA